Genomic segment of Parageobacillus genomosp. 1:
CAAGCAGCAGCGCGAGGGCAAACACCGCTTCCACTAACGTAAATCCGCTACATTTTTTGCACATAAAACCTCCCTTTTCCGAGCAAAAATATAATTTTATAGGCGCTGTCTTTTCTTTTTAATACAAGCGCTCCCGCTTTATTCACATTTCCGTTTTCCAAAAAGAGAAGCGGCATCGTCAGCGTCGTCAGCTGGAACTTCCATGGATTCGGAAGCGTGCGGATGAAAAGCGTTTTCCCGTTTTTCATTTCTGTCATCCGATATTCGGGGCGGCTTTCCGAAAATGTCACGGCCACCCGCGTTTTATAGGTCATCGCATATTGCTGGGCGTACAATAAATCATCACGCAACTGTGTAATGATATACGTTTCTGTTTTCTGCCGCGCCAAGTTGCTTAAAGAAGGGAGAGAAACCGCCATCAACACGGTGATGGCGGATAAAACGAGAAGCATTTCGGTAAAGGTAAATCCGCGATCACGTTCCACTTTCGCTTACTTCCCCGTTGCTATTAATTTGAATGGAATGGCCGTTCGGACATTTATCAGACTTAATATACTTTTCATCGATCAGGTCCTGTACAGTAGGAATTTTGTTATTCTCCATCTCATACGCTTTGACTTGTGCTTGGACGGTATTGACAAACGCCGCACATCCCTTGGTGTTAATCATCCCGTTATGTTTTGTTATATTTGGAATGACAATTAGCAATAAGACAGAAATAACCATTAATACGATTAACATTTCGATTAATGTAAAACCCTTTTCATTCACTGTCCTTCCCTCCTATAAATGATTCATCATAGAAAACATCGGCAGCAAAATCGCCAAATACATGCAAATGACAAGCAAACCGACAGAAGACAGAAGCAGCGGCTGAATGAATTTCAATAACGCTTCAAGTCGCTCCTCGAACGTCTGAAACAATATTTCGCTATAATGATTTAACTCTTTGCCCAATTCCCCATTAGACTGGCCATGACGGATCACGAGCGCCAGCTCTTGTTCGTAATAGTTGCAAGCAGCGATAGTGCTATCTAGCGGAAGTCCTTTCGCCAGCTCGTCTTTGATCCTTCTTCCTTCCGCCTGTAAAAACGGCAGCGATTCTTGTCGTTCAAAAACTTGGAGCGCCTCATATATCGACATTCCTCCCTGTAGTAAATGGCCGAGCTGCAGCGCAAGCAGATGGGTGACATAAAGCTTGACAAAAGATCGAAGAAGCGGGATTTTCATCACAACGTTGATCTTGGTGGTCACCGTCCATTTTCGAAACGAGCCGATATAAAAAAGAAAACAAACGATACATAAAACAAAAACAACAGCAAACATATTAGGGACAATAGAAACGATGTGCATAAAAACGGTGGATGCCAAAGATGGCGAAGAGGATAGAGTGGAAGAAACTTGAGCAAACCGCGGCAGCAGCAGATGCCCAACGGCAGCCAACATCAATACCATAAAAAACAGCAACATTAGCGGGTAGCTGCTCGTTTTGCGTAGCTTTTGCATATATTCCGCTTTCTGCATTAGCATTTTTCCCGCTTCGATAATGCCGCGCGGTAAATCCCCGCGCTGCTCTGCGAAAAACAAATAGCCGATTGCTTCGTGATGAAAAGAAAGCGAAGCAACAGATTGGTAAAAAGGTAGTCCCGAACGAAGTCGGGAAAGGCATTGCTGCAAATGATGGCGTCGGGAAAGCGGCTCTTGAATTTCTAAAAATTCGAGTGCTTGTGACAGCGAATACCCTCTTTCTAACAGGCTTCCTAGCCGCACTAAAAACGTTCCTTGCTGATGTAGCGGCCATTTTCGTTTCTTCATTTTTCCCCTCCCTTAACGACCGCGAGAGTGTGCGCCGGCAAAAACCCAAGCGCCACTCCTTTGCGAATGATATTTTCCAACGTATAGTAGCGGCATAGTTGGTTTCCTGTTTGCACGGATTGAATAGCATCCGACAGTGCATTTCCATACAGCAGTTCATGCACAGCGACGCGGCGCACTTTTCGATATTGGCGGCAAACGGGCAAGCAATGTTCGCCGCAAAACGGACAGAGTAAATCGACAAGCCGCTGTGCTGCTACTGTGAGCAATGTTTGTTCAACATCAGCGAGCGGGATGCCGAATTCGCGCAAACGGTAAATCGCGCCAACCGCGTTGTTCGTATGCATCGTCGAGACAATCAAATGCCCTGTCATGGCCGAGCGCACCGCAATTTTTGCCGTTTCGGCATCGCGGATTTCGCCGACCATAATGACGTCCGGGTCATGGCGCAAAGCAGCCTTTAAGCCAGCGGCATACGTAATTCCCGCTTTTTCGTTAATCTGCACTTGCAGTAAATTGTCAATCCGCTTTTCGACCGGATCTTCCAAAGTGATGACATTGCGATGCCACCTTTCTTGGCAAATCCGCAGCAGCGTATATAAAGTTGTCGTTTTTCCTGATCCGGTCGGCCCGGTGAAAATGATTAATCCTTGCGGTTGTTGAAACAGGGAAAGTAATATGTTAGTGGAGTGGGCAAACAGAGAAATTTGTGACTGCGGCAGGAAAAAACTTTGTGGAAGAAGCCGGATGACGAGGCTTTCGTCGTAGAGTGTCGGCAATGTGGAAAGACGCAAATAAATGATTTCCCCTCGCTGGTTTATCTCCATTGCTCCGCTTTGCGGCCGGCGGCGTTCGCCAATATCCATGCCTGCTAAAAATTTAAAGTGGGTAATCAGCCGCTCACATGTTTCTTTTGTCAGCGCTGCTTTTTCCATCAGCATTCCATCTAAGCGAAAACGTACTACCGCATCGTTCTTCCGCGGAACGATATGAATATCCGAGACGCGAAACAACCCCGCTTCCATGAGAAGACAGTCCGCCAAAAATTCGATCTCATTCATTCGTTCATACCATTCCCCCTTTCATCAAACTAATTGTATATTTCGACTTGCTTTCTCCTATTTCCTGCATTAAAAATAAAAAAATTTTATGAACATTTTATGAACTTTTTACGATATTTATGTTGACAGTGATAAATATCATTCCTTGCCGAAAACCAATTTATTATAATGGTCATAGGAATTATTATTTAGGAGGAACCATTATGGAACAAACATTAAAAATTACAAACGTATTGGCGGATCCGACACGCTATCATATTTACGAGTATATCACCAAAAAACATAAGGAAGTATCTGTTCAAGAAATTGCCGATGCATTTAACATCCACCCGAATGTCGCCCGTCTTCATTTAACAAAGCTGGAAGATGTCCGTATGATTGTTTCCGAAACGCAAAAAACTGGAAAAGGTGGACGGCCAAGCCGCCTTTACCGTCTATCGGATGAAGTCATTCAGCTGCATTTTCCGTTTCGTGATTATCAGCTCCTTGCCAAAATCGCGATCCAAGCGATGATGAAGCTTGGTGATGTGGGCAAACAGGCGCTTTACGAAACAGGAAAAAGCTTTGGCAAAGAACTTGTCGCCCAGCGCATCCCACATGATCAATCCCCACAGCAGTTAACGTTTGCCGAAAAAGCAGCCATCGTGAAAGAAGCAGCAGAAACGGCAGGATTTTACCCGACGTTTGAATATAACGAAGAAGAAGGAAAAATATATTTGCAAATTTTTAACTGTCCGTTTAAAGAAATCGCCTTTCAGACGCCGGAAACCGTTTGCCAAATGCACCGCGCCTTTTTGCAAGGAATGTTTGAAGTGCTTTTCCCAAACACAGAACTAGTAGAAGTGGAAAGCATGACAAACGGCTGCGATTATTGCTCGTACCGGGCAAGTTTGGCACAATAAAACAAAGGCACCGCTTTTCTGTCAGCATTGGCAGAAAAGCGCTTTTATGTTTCACAAATGGAGCTTGAGGTTTCACCTTTTACGGAGAATCATAATGCTTTTTGACTGCCGGAGGCAAGCCTGCGTCTTGCCGTTGCGACAACACAACGGCACAATATGGGGATAGATATGGAAAGCGTTATTTACATTCGCTATTATTGTACATTATAATAAGTAAAGGTGGGGACTTGCACATAAAAAGGAGGGATACATAATGGATCGTATGTTCCGCGTCTTAGCGTTTTGGACGGGAATTTTCGCAGTCATGTTTTATCTTGGGCATATGCACACAACATCGCTCATTTTCTTTGGTCAAACCGTATTTTTCCTCTTAGTTGGTTATTTAAAATTAACGGAAAGAATGTACATTTATATTTTCGGGGCATACTTAACCATTTTCTTCGCCGCCTTTACGTATTGGACAACATTTATGATGGTCCCAGGAATGGGAGAATGAAAAACGAGCAGGAGGCTGTTTCTCCTGCTCATTTTCTTTGCCTTCCATTAGGAAAAAAGCAAAAACTCTCGCTGCGCCCATATATCATCCCAGCAAAGCTGCATACCTTTTTGTTGGATCATCACATGAAAGGCGCTGCTCATTCCCTCGCCCATGATCAAAGAGCGAAGCGCCCGGTTTTGTCTGTTTTTAGAGGAAAACGGATTTACATCGTCGTGTGCCACTAAATACTCCAATATTCCAGCCGCAAGCAAAAAGCGGTCCTGCCTGACGAGCGCAACATCCTCCCATCCCGCCTGCTCCCCGTACATTCGCAGCGCGTCCCACTGAACATGCGCTGTTATATCCATCTCTCCAGGATACATAAGCGGATCGGTGATGAGATGGTGGCGATAATATCCGCGCAAGCTTCCCTGCTGCCTTGCTGGCCATCGTAACTCCTCGTCAGTATAGCCGTAATCAATCGTTATCATTACACAATTCTGAAAAAACGAAGCGGTTTGCAAAAGAAACTGTTTCATCTCAAGCGGTACTTCTAAACGCTGTCCGTCCGCTAAATAAAGCTGCCGCTCATGTAAATATTGAAAAATATCTTCATTATCTAACGGGTATTTTTCCTCGATCAGCTTGCCATCGTTCGCGGTGACAAAACATTCATATATTTTTCCATTTTCCTTTGTGATGACGTGCACCGGAAAAGCATCAAAAAATTCGTTGCTAAAGACGATTCCCGTAAACGAAGGTATATGCTGCTTTAGTTCCTTTATATCTTTATACTGTATCACTTTTTCTGCAGCATCGCCAAGCGTTTGCATCTGCTGTGCCCGCTGGTAAGGACTTGTTTCGACAATAATATAAGATAGTTGCTTGTATGTGTGCGGACTTTTTCGCTTCCATTCCTCTAACACCGCGCGCGCAAATTTGCCGTCCCCGCCTCCGAACTCGCAAATATGCGGCAACACACCGCCTTTTTCTACTAACCGGAGAAAAAAGGAAGCAAACAGCTTGCCAAATACGTCGGAAACATAGCTGTTCGTAAAAAAGTCTCCATCTTTTCCAATTTTCGTTCTTTCGCTCATATAATAGCCAAACTGTTCGTTATATAAAGCCAACCTCATATAGTCGGCATACGAGATGCGCCTAAGCGGCGACGATTGGATCGCTTCATAAACCGCCTTTGCCATATCTATTTCCTTTCCTGTTTTTTGCTTTTTACTATTGACATAGTAAAAATACTGTTATATTGTTATAGTAGTAGCTTAACTATATCCCCTCCCATTATATGGATAGAACATCCCCCAAAAACCCTTCTCGATCGAAGAAGGGTTTTTTGTTTGCAAAAAAGCAAACGTGTCATTTGCCAACCGAGGCCGGCACGTTTGCTTTTTTGCATTCATTCCTTTTAAAATCCATGCAAAAACGGATTTGCATCCATTTCTGCACCGATTGTCGTTTCCCGTCCATGTCCGGATAATACGACTGTTTCCTCCGGCAATGTAAGCAGCTTATCATGAATGCTGCGCAATAGCTGTTCATAGTTTCCACCTGGCAAATCAGTGCGTCCAATGCTGCCGGCAAAAAGTACATCTCCGGAAAACACCGCTTCAACCTCTTTACAATAGTAAGAAATGCTGCCCGGCGAATGGCCTGGTGTTTCCAACAAATCAAAGGCAAACGCTCCGATTTGCAACGTTTGTTCTCCTATTATGCACGTCGGCTCATGGCGGACGATGACTTGGCCGCCGAAATACGCCGATCCGTTTAAAGCAGGATCGGTTAACCACTCTTTTTCTTTCTCATGGATATAAATAGGCAGTTCCCATCGTGCTCTCACTTCATGGATGCCGCCGATATGGTCGAAATGAGCATGGGTCAATAAAATCGCCAGCGGAGTGAGCTGCTGTTTTTCAATATGCTGAACAATTCTATCTCCCTCCGCGCCCGGATCGAAGATGACACAAGTGCCATCCGTATGGGATAGGATGTAGGCGTTGGCCTGAATCGGCCCGACCGGAATGCGCTCCCACTTCATTGATTATTCCTCCTCCATTGTTGGCACTATAAACCAAGTTTGTTTCTCATATGCCGGCAAAAACGTCACTATCTCCTAGACGTATGTTCCAAACCGCTATATCCACTAATTACTACTTATTTTATCGCAACATGACCAAGTTTGTCATTTCGCTTATGCCCTTCGCCAAACCCGTTCTAAGCGAGAACAGAATAAATAAAAGAAAGTAGGACACAATGATGATAAATACACGAACGCTTCCGCTTCTTCTCCTGTTCCGGAAAATCACATAGCCAAACAAGATGGAACCGTCCGTTATTCCGAACCGCTTTAAAAAATTTGCCGATGCATATCGCATAATCATTCACATTTTTGACCTCGACAAATAAATAAAAAAAGATTACAATGAAAAAGAGTTGGTCGGTTTCTTACATAATTTCACCATACCGATTATTTTACAAGGGGGTAAGACAATGGGAACAGTCATTATTTTTGCATTAGTAGCGCTGTTGGCGCTTTACGGAATTGTGCGCTCCTTGCGCGAGAAAAATATACTTGCATTTCTTTTCGGACTTGGTGCCTTCGCCGTATTCGGCTGGTTTACGGTTATGACCGTATTGCATCATGGTTTTCCAACAGGCACGCATTAAAACGCAAGAGGCCTTCCCAAAGCCTCTTGCGTTTTTATTTCTTTCCTTCATGCCATGTACAACGCCGCTAAGAAAATGCCGAGACTATCTTCATAAATCTCGGTAAATTGTTCAATTGGCAGCGGGTTTACTCCTTCTCCTAGTTCCACCGTGTATCCTCTTCGTTTCCATGTTTGAATAAACCAGTCGCGATATCCGGCATGGCTATCAATATACCGTATGGCTTGATAGCCGCTTGCTTTGGCAAATTCATCCACAGTTTTTTCCGCTTCCGGCGGTTCTAGTCCTTCGTACCCCCAATATATTTCTTTTCCTTGTGTGTGAAAAGCTAAAATCATGGCAAAATCACTTTCCTCGGTTAACGCGGCCATCGCTTTTGTTTCCGGTTCTGTGAGCGGCGCGAACCCTGGAAAATCGCGGGGCGCCGGCGCTTTTGGAACTTTGCGGGCCTGCTCCACCTCCCATTTGGCCGGAAATTGATTATTTAAATCAATGCCGCGGATGTTTGCCTTCCACTGTGAAAAATCATAAGACCCTCCGTTCATACGGATCACTTCGCTCCGATACGGCTCTTGTTCTGGCGGACCGTGCAAAACAAGATTGACCCCATCGGGATTGACCATCGGCACAACGGAAAGCGTCACCTTGTTATAATAGTCTAGCATTCGATGGCCGCGCAGCGTTTGCTCGTTTGTCACCGCCAGCAAATAGTCGTTTAAAAACGTCATAATCACCGCGGTCGTAATCCATTCGTTGGCATGAAAGGATCCATTAAAATGGATGCGGATCGGCCCGCGGCCAATCTGCAGTTCGATTAATGGCAAGCCGAGCACGCTATATCCAATCGTTCTTGTTCGCACAAACGGATAATAGCGGCAAAGTGTCTTGATATCCTGCTGCAGCGTGGAAAAATCGTACGCTTTTTGCCCCTGAACCACGCGGGAAACAATCCGTTTAGGCAGCTGCACCGCCCCGCTTGTGATTTCCCTCGTGCCTTTCATGCGTTGTAATGCCATTTCGTGTACGGAAAAAAAGCTGGCCAGCTCTTCCCATGATTGGACCGTATCATATCCCGGAATGCAAATAACCTCTCCCTGCTTCAAATGTCCGTTTTTAATATGCGGGTTTGCGTCCGCTAATAACTCGCAAGGAACAGAAAACCATTCGCTGTACATGGTCAGTGTATCGCCCAAGGAAGCATATATATTCAAACGCCGTCTCTCCTTCCTTCTATTCTACCTTCAACATATGAGACGGGACGGCGGAAAATGAAAAATAAAAAACGGTTCATCGAAGGGTTGATCGTTCGATGAACCGTTTTAATAGGCACACTTTTATACCGGCAATGTTGTTTTAGCCAGCCATGCGCCGCCGATGACTCCCGCATCATTTCCAAGCGTCGCCAGTACAATCGTTGCGCCTTCAGCAACGCGCGGAAACGCAAAGCGGCGAAAATAGGTGGTGACACGTTCTACTAATATACTCCCTGCCTTTGAAACCCCGCCGCCAATGACAATTTTCTTCGGATTGGAGACATTGGCGGCATTCGCTAACGCCAAGCCAAGATAAAACGTTACTTCTTCAACAATTTCGAGCGCCAATGCATCTTCTGCTTTCGCGGCATCAAACACCGCTTTCGCCGTTACGGCATCAGGGCGAAGCATCGTCGGCCGATCCGATGCTGCTAATTTTTCTTTCGCGATCCTTACAATTCCCGTGGCCGAAGCGATTGTTTCCAAACAGCCGCTTTTTCCACAATTGCACGGTCCCCCTCCGCTCGGAATCATCGTCATATGACCGATTTCGCCGCCGGCCCCGTTGACGCCATGCACAATTTGGCCATTGGCAATCACTCCGCCCCCGACACCAGTACCAAGCGTAACGCAAATCAAATCACGTGCACCACTGCCCGCCCCCTTCCACATTTCGCCAAGGGCGGCGATATTCGCATCATTATCTACCGCGACAGGAAGTGACGTTTCCCGCTCTAACTCTTCTTTCAACGGATAATTTTTCCAGCCTAAGTTCACTGCTTCATAAAGCATTCCCGTTTCCATATGGACAGGTCCCGGCGCGCCGATGCCAATCGCTAAAAGCCGGTCTTTGTTTTCCCCTAAATGCTGCAATGTTTCTTGTAGCGACCGGGAAATATGTTTGACAATGTTTTTTCCTTGATTCGAAAGATCGGTATCAATTTCCCATTTATGTACAATATCTCCATCTGTCGTTACAAACGCCATTTTCGTCGTTGTGCCGCCTAAATCAATACCAACAAGCCATTTTTCTGCCATCGTTCACTTCATTCCTTTTTCATTCGTTTTTCTCTTTCGATCTGCGCCTCATGCCGTAATATAAAAAGCGCCATTTGAAAATCTTTCACGTCAATCAACTGCGACTGGTATAGCTCTTTTAACTCTTCTTCCATCAACTCTAAGTCGGCTAGACGGTCTCCAATATAGACGATCGTCCCAAACCGTTTTAAAAGCTGCTGCACATCATAAACCGTTTTCATTATTTCACCTACACCTCTTTTTCCCAATATAAATGTATCGGCAAATCTCTCTGTTCGTCAAGCACAAACATTCATCTTTCACAACCACAAACAAATTCATACATAAATTCCCGCTTCCATGCATATATTGGTGACAACCTTGTCCATCATGGGAGGTTTCTATGAGAAAATGGATCATTCCAATAATGACGATGATAGTAGCGCTTTTATGCACTATCCCGTTATTTTCCCTTTATTTCCACAACTCAACAAAAGAAACGATTATCTTTTTCCCTATCCATCCGCAAGCAACATTTAAGGAGGCAAAAACAACGTTACAGCTGCAGCCGCAAAAACGGAAGGGAAAATATTCACTGCTTTGGTCAACGTCCTCTTCCTTAGATAGAACCGCCTATTTACGCCAGGATATTTCTTTGCTTTTTGCGGATGGCCGTCTTATCGACCGTCTTTCTAAATGGGAGAGTAATAGGAAAACGTTAACACAGCGAAAGAAAGTAACAACCAAAGATAGCCGCTTTTTTCAAACGATTTCGTTTCACTATGGTGAACTCCATGAAGGAAATGCCATTACGAGCAGCCAGACGATGACAAGCGATTATTTATATGTCATCGATTCGCCGTACCACCCGCTCACGTCGTTTCGCCGAGCGACAACAGAAGAGGAGAAAGAGTGGCAACGAATATTAAACAAAACAACAAACGGATATCTTCAGCATAAAGCCCAATCGCTTTTATCACACTTCTCTATTCAAGCGCAGCAATATTATTCATTATATTTACCTGACTTAATTATGTATAATGAACAGCCGCTGCCAGACCTTTCGATGAAAAAAACACAAGAAATCATCGGGAAACTTTGGGAAGGAATGTACAAATCTTATTTCCTCGGCATAAAAAAAGAGGATGGTTCCATCCTCTCGCCAATCGGCAGCACCGTACCGCTTATTTTAATAAGCAAAGACTATTCCCACTTAATTGTACTGATCGAGACGGAAAACGGGGAGAAATTTCAGCTAATCCAAAAAATAACCTAAAGGCGGAATCCGATCAATAAGCCTAAAGCAACAATACTTACCGTGACAAATAAGGAACGAGCTTGCCGCTTCCATGCAACATGATTGGGCAAATGAACGATACCGGCGGCAAGAAATCCGCCAATTAACCCGCCAATATGGCCGGCATTATCAATTCCGGGAACAACGATTCCAAATAACAGATTGATAATAATCAGGCTGATAATATTCGTCCCGATCGTTTGAAAAAAAAGATGCCGATATACCGTCCCAAAGTAAAGCAAGGCTCCAAATAAGCCAAAAATGGCGCCAGATGCCCCTGCGGAAAGGGACGACGTGAACAAAAAGCTGCCAAGTGTCCCAAAAAAACCGGCAATCATATAGATGCAGAAAAAACGCCACGATCCGTAAAGACGTTCCACCATCATGCCTAAATAGTAAAGCGCGAACGTATTCATCAGTAAATGCAAAAACCCGATGTGCAAAAAAATCGGTGTAAAAAAGCGCCACCATTCCCCTTCCCAAATAAGGGGATTAAATTTTGCTCCATATCGAATCAACACTTCAGGATTCGTGCTGCCGCCGCTCCATTCCATCAACAGAAACACCGCCACCTGCAAAACGATAAAAATATAGGTAAAAACAGGCTTTCCGTATTCAAACAGTCGCCTTTCCCGTTCCTGTTGTTCTCTCACTTCCTGGAAAATCCGATGTTTCAGCCGCTCCGCCTCGAAAAATGGATCGCTGCCATCGTCGATAGAAAGATCAATAGGCGTTTTTATCGTTTCTGTTAACTGTTGCAGCGAGCGATCGATATTCCCCGAATGGATCAAAAACGTCTGGAATACGCCGTTCTGCCGCTGCGGAAGCGGAAGCGGCTTTGCGATCAGAAATTCCCAATCATCAACAGGGGGATAGGTGGAAATATAAATATTCACCACTTGGTCCATCTTTCCTATTTTCCGCTTTGGCATTTGCCCGACAATACGCCAAGCATATTCCATATCCCTTTTCAACTGTTGCCCCCAATCGATATCATCACGCACGATACGGACGAGCGAAACATGCCGCTTCTCCAGTGACTCCAACCATATTTCATTCACGCGATGGGATAATTGGACAATCCGGTAACGCTGTTTTATAAAAAAATAAACGAGCTGCCAAAATAGCCATTCCATTTTCCCGTTCAACGTCTCCTCCCCCTTTTCTCTATAACATCAAGCTCCCCGAGCAATGTGGAAGCTAACTCTCCCACACTATGGCAGGTAACGACAGATGGCGACAGAACGGTGAAAGCAGGTTGCCTCTGCTGAAAATAAATCGCCTGCCATCCGGCATGAAGCGCCCCCATGACATCCAGCTCCCAAGAATCACCAATATATACCGGCTGTTTCCCAGCGGCCAGTCGACGTTGAGCGCAACGGAAAATCGCCGCATCGGGTTTTTCACAACCAACCTCCTCAGAAATAATCACCGCGTCGTCGGGAAAAAAGCGCCCCAAACCGGCGTAAACAATTTTCTCACGCTGAACGGCACTTTCTCCATTGGTTATAATACCAAGCGGAAGCGAAAGGCTTTGCAACCGTTCGAGCAATGAAATGATGCCTGGCAGCGCTATCGCAAAACGGCCGACTATCTCGTCAAAATAGGCGTGAAACTCATCTGCTGCTTTTTCGCTTACCTTTATATGGAAATAGCGCATCGCCTCAAGAAAGCGAAGCCGACGATACTCCTTTCTTGTCAAGCGCCCTCCCGCATAATCCGGCCAATAGCGGTCACAATACCATTTAAATATACGAAACCAGGACGAAAAAGAAACAGCTTTGTTTGGAAAAAACGTTATAAAACAATGGTAAATGGCAGCGCGGAATGTCCGCTCATAATCAATAAGCGTATCGTCAAGATCAAACCAAATAACATCCCACTGTTTCATTGTACCACACTTAACGTAATATCTGGG
This window contains:
- a CDS encoding rhomboid family intramembrane serine protease produces the protein MNGKMEWLFWQLVYFFIKQRYRIVQLSHRVNEIWLESLEKRHVSLVRIVRDDIDWGQQLKRDMEYAWRIVGQMPKRKIGKMDQVVNIYISTYPPVDDWEFLIAKPLPLPQRQNGVFQTFLIHSGNIDRSLQQLTETIKTPIDLSIDDGSDPFFEAERLKHRIFQEVREQQERERRLFEYGKPVFTYIFIVLQVAVFLLMEWSGGSTNPEVLIRYGAKFNPLIWEGEWWRFFTPIFLHIGFLHLLMNTFALYYLGMMVERLYGSWRFFCIYMIAGFFGTLGSFLFTSSLSAGASGAIFGLFGALLYFGTVYRHLFFQTIGTNIISLIIINLLFGIVVPGIDNAGHIGGLIGGFLAAGIVHLPNHVAWKRQARSLFVTVSIVALGLLIGFRL
- a CDS encoding HAD family hydrolase, translating into MKQWDVIWFDLDDTLIDYERTFRAAIYHCFITFFPNKAVSFSSWFRIFKWYCDRYWPDYAGGRLTRKEYRRLRFLEAMRYFHIKVSEKAADEFHAYFDEIVGRFAIALPGIISLLERLQSLSLPLGIITNGESAVQREKIVYAGLGRFFPDDAVIISEEVGCEKPDAAIFRCAQRRLAAGKQPVYIGDSWELDVMGALHAGWQAIYFQQRQPAFTVLSPSVVTCHSVGELASTLLGELDVIEKRGRRR